The nucleotide window TATCTGAACTGTTCAGCCTGTCTCTGCACTCAACCCCCTCTCCCTTTGGAGACCTCTGATGTAAGCAAgtctctatctgcaactttgtaattccatgagggttaatcacagcgagttcatcagcaacttgacctcagaataacccgcTCAGCATTCCAAagtagctacaatgttgcagataaagccaatcAGGGACTCATTTACAtccgtctcggaagggagggaggaggagggggagacggagagaaaagctcacacacagatttttgtgtcttcagcaggagggaggatgattcaacatacatatatatatgtctgtcgATTTTACATATATGTTGTTATCTCCTGGCTTCTAACCTTTGAGCTATAATACTTCTACCTGCTGATTTTGTCTTTACATGCCTTCCTGGTACTGCCCTGGCAAGTCGAACACTGTACCCACTCCTGATGCTCTTGTCAGTGTGTCTTTACTCCACATTCAGGTTATCTGGATCAGACCCCTTGCTGCCAATACTAAATATTGTATGTAATTTTTGGCACACCCTCAATGAAACCTTGAAAAGGAGTTTCACATACCATAAACTTCAGGCTTATTTTTACACACACATGTATAGTTGCCATGAATCATTCTGCATTCTTCATCTTCAGCACAGGAGCAGGTATCTTTTTTTGCAGCTGGATCTAAAATACAGTAACATAACATAAATGACATATATTACAGCAGCAAaaatcagtgtacagtatatcatgATAGCCATACTGTACCTGTGCAATAAGCGGAGGTGCAGAACGGCACTCCATTGATGTTATACACGTGATATCCTCCAGGACAAGCCTTCACTTGGACATTAGTTGACCAGTAACAACAGTCTCCATTCCAATGAGCACAAACTGTAAGATTTACAATTCCTTCTCCTTCTAATGGATGTGTCCCATTTATCCACATGGGGGCAAGCGTATTGCACTGCCATCCAGACACACACATTTCTGCTATCCGAATGCCTCCCGTGCCGGTGAATCTGTACCATCCAGATAAGGCGCTATCACATTTATACCCGTAACCGCTGTCAATGCTTCTCCAAGGATCATCAAGTATAGTGTATTGAGAACAAGGGTCAAAACAGGTAAAATGTCCTCTATGCTTTACGCAGGCCATGTCTTGGCTACAAACACCTGTCATACATTCATTCGGTTCACAATGACGGCCATCGCCATAGTAGCCATATGGGCAGGTGCATGAGAAGTTGCCCTGGTAATTTGTGCAGCTTGCTAGAGGATGACACAAACTGAGGTTTCGATCAGAACATTCGTCAATATCAACACAAATATCTAAAGAGTTTTTGGTGTAGCCATATGCACATTGACATCTGTATGAGCCATATGTATTTATGCAGATACCAGAGCAGTTGTTGGACCATGAATAAGCACATTCATCAATGTCCTCGCATAGAAATCCGTCTCCGATCAGCCCATCATTACATTGGCATTCTTTCCTGCCTGAGAACTCTCTACATGTCGCATTAGGGTGGCATTCAGCGCAGTTAATGGTGACTAGGAGAGAAAGAAGACATAAATTACATGTATCTTAATATTCTCATGGGATAGCACTAAGAACTGCAGTGTACACTGTAAGTTCATAGCTGCTAGTTTCCTGGGaactttaaagggcttgtcctaGACTTTTAAATAGACACGCCAGCAATTTATGATCAATGGAAGCCCAACCCTGGGGCCTTTTTTTCTACACAGGTTTGGGATGAAATGTGTTTGTAGTATGTTTCATATGTAAAAGCATCATggcttaaagtgattctgtacccacaatctgccccccccccccccaaccacttgtaccgtcggatagctgcttttaatctaagatctttcctggggtccattcggcaggtgatgcagttattgtcctaaaaaacaacttttaaacttgcagccctgtgtcacattggcgtggcctagagtatccatgTCCTAGGCCTACACCGCCTCTCCGTCTCTCCTCACCGCCCTCCTCTCCATTATGAACGCCCCTGgataggatttttcctattcatcacctgtctgaacactgcacaggggccttaatgtgtgcagtgttcacacaggtgataaatagcagaaattgttctaggggcattcctaatgatgaagagggcggggaggagggatggaggggtgtcacaatcctagggcatgggtactttgtcctaaaaacaactttaaaccaCATTCAATTCACGGTGAGCGTGCACAAATATAATAACTTGATGGTTACTTACCTGAGATGTTTGTTGCTGAAAGGAAAATGAGACAACAATATATTAGATCTCTCATAATCGATGGTAAAGAAAAAATAGTATTTATGTGTCAGTATATGgtatacaccagtgcttctcaattccagtcctcaggcctcaccaacaggtcatgttttgaggatttcctatacaaagaacacctctgctaatacctgatgcactatagtataattatatcacctgtgaaatactaaggaaatcctcaaaacataacctgttggtgaggcctgaggactggaattgagaagcactggtatacacTATAATTACAGGCTTGGTAAAATGCTTTTTATGCTTTTACCTTCTAGTCCTTCCACAGTCACAGAGTATCGCCCACGTCCCTTTGTATTCATTCTCCATGTTCCTGTACCAGGGTTTTCTACCACATACACAGATCCCCACTTTTCAGACACAATTGTTTCCATTGCAGCAGAATTACCTGGGTAAAAAAATAACActgtactttcttttttttttgtatttttgcaaaggaggaaatgaaaaaaaaaatgaaattcaaGATTTTACAACTATACAGACTAGGATATGCACAGCTCAGAGAAATAATGGGTTGGGTGCACAGTACCAGTACATGAGAAAACTTAGACCATGGCACCCCAATCTATCCCTGTTCCCattatatggtgatatacagcCTTGGTCATCTTCTTTCATAGCTACATATTGATTTCATCTCCTACCACTATCTGCTTCTATTACTCTATTGTTGTTTATCTTATATGTGCTATTGTGTTATGGTGGTTTGCTTTATAGACATATTTATATCTTTTTTCgctgtatttttgtatataacaGGGATATTGTATGTATTGTACATGGGGTTGCCACCTTGGATAGCATTATACCTTGTGCTTTCTCTGGAGTATTTTTGGGATTTTCAAATGTTTTTAATGGGGACCCTCTTATTTGTATCTTTGTACCTGatttaataaagtacttttatatatCCAATATTCTGGTGTGTCGGTGTACCATTATAGTACATGCCTATTGTTCTTTTTCTATGAAATTCAAGATTTTAGCAGCAGATAAAGATATTGAAACACAATTAAAAACAGGTAACAAATATATATTCCCTATTTAGTCCACTACAGGCTGTCAATCAAAGCTGGGCAGCGAAAAAATACAAAGACTGTCAGCTCACCCTTGTGCGCAGTAAGACCACATCAAACTGGGCCCTGTGTGATTGGAAGACACTAttcgtaaaaaaatatatatatattggtggaACCCCTGATAACCAGTAGGGATATAGCCATCATCTTTCTGTGTTAGGTTGGCAGCATTCTGATCACTggttactagaaatgagcgaatacgattcgatcgagtaggtattcgatcgaatacctatcaaattcaatcgagtagtgaggcgaatatgcaacaaacattcaaaagccctcccatcgcagttggcgctttttttaatccaatgaccatgcagggaggccgtgagggaccctgggagtacgcacgcagcgcaaaaacagcgtctaccctcattggatggctgaaccacatgacctcgaatcttaaatacttgactcccgcctctcgaccacagatgAGTTTTCAAcccagccagggaaagatcttgcagcagggagagattttagtagcgttttggttaggcaggcttactactgaacccaaaagtccttttcagggctaagatacagtgaaaaagtcatctctgaatccaaagcacttcttagtgctaagacatagatgatataacagcagcatcagcagtaccctgtgtgtacaagtgacttatagtgtccctgtttaacaccactaagggcacgttatacatattgttccagtagcccactaagggcacttgatatatactgtttcagtagcccagtaaaaggcacatgatacatattgttccagtagcccagaaaaaggcacgtcatatatACTGTAACAGTAACGAtcatacagcattacgcgtgatacgcgcgaataacatgacgctctgtggACGCACATTGGagtcatgtatgtaacactgcgcaagaaatacgaaccaAATGTGTGAagattgccataaatgttcgtaaagcaaTCGCAAATATTTtaccttcgcaactgcggagagtggcattatactgcgattttggggtgttgggtgcacccaggcatgctccccctaatgtcccagtgtcattccagaggtatttgcatcatttagggaggtttcatgggggacttggtgacctccaagtggtcgaattttgatttgcaagtgccacatttttttttcccatagactataatgggatcgaatactcgtttgaatagtcgaatgTCGGTGCCTATTCAATTCAAATTCAAATGAttcgatgattttttttttccccattaaggACTACAATTAAAATGCATTTAATGTTGAAAATTTAAAGAGTTTCCGGAACTTCCATAAAACTGATGACTCATTCTTATTCTTTATTGTTTATACAGGTGCTAAGCCAGATGAGCTGCTGAGTCCATGTAAACGATGAACGGTCAGGAGTACCATGTCCTTTTCATTCCGCTGATTGGTAGGGAGCTCATGTATGAAACCAAGCCAATGCTAAAGATAggccaagcatgcttgagtcccagaaaacctctttaagattTTAAGGGTGGGGGCGGGGGTGTCATACTAATCACTAGGCTATATTTATGCTTAAGGAGTGAATCAGACTAAAGTGTAGCCAACTCAACAAAAGTGACACCTTTAATTCTGATAACCCTGACATCAAACATTATCTTAATAAATACTGAATTATTGGTTTCCTGCTTAAAGGCACTTACCATCTGGACCAACTATTAAAAATGTAGAAATTACTCCATCGGTCATTAATATGAGTTTACCAAATAAATCCACCACATTGATTTGTTCAGAGTTAGAGCCACCATTGTACTCTACAGAGAGGAGTCGTGTTGAAGTTCCTACTGGCCTGGAGAGGGTAAAATCCAAATAATGAAATACCTGTGAAGAATAGAAAATCAGTAAGCAGATACTTATGGTTTAGGCATATGAACAATTGGTTGTGGCCTCTACTGTTTGGTATAAGGTCAGGATAAGCCATATTGGCACAGAAGGAGCTTCGGATCTTTACATTCATTCATTTAATTGCATCAGACTTTGAAAGGCTGTCTTTCTATGGTAGGTCCCGTTCTCTCACCAAGTACTTACCGGTATAGACTGGCACATATAGCTTTATCAGCAGCTAGGGCAAAGTGTCCACCTGGTTGTATAAAGAAATATTTTGTTTTTCCCATAaattgggcccccctcccctgactTCACAGTGCCGTACAGCCACCTATTCCTCTTATCCCTAATCTCTTCGCTTATTATAGTAAAATTAACAACTTGTGAAAATGTAAAATATGCAGATATTTGCTAATAACTAATACTTTGCAGTATAAAAGCATGGCATAATTATAGGGACTGGTAGGATATATTTGGGAGACAACCCCTATATGATTTTTACAAAACAGGAACATTAAGAAAATCCTGCAGACTGAAAAAACAAGGAAAACTGTACCTTCAGTTTACAGTAACCAGTTATTTTTAGGGTTAatgtttttttgggggttttttttttacacattgtcatggtgcttctctcctccacacaGTAAAATGAGTTTAAATGTCAATCTCCATTCACTGAACTCTGTGATTAAGAATCTGCAAGTGCTGATCATTGGTGTTCAATAGGACATGAATTTAAACACTGCATATCATTTCTACAGTACGATTCCCCTGGTGTGTACTATGAATaacaagttaaaggagaagtccggcgaaaaatgttattaaagtattgtattgccccccaaaagttatacaaatccccaatatacacttactacggaaaatgcacataaagtgcacttactgctgcatcaaggcttcacttcctggataaaatggtgatgtcacttccttgataaaatggtgttacgacccgactcccagagctgtgcgggctgtgtctgctggagaggatgatggcagggggacactgagggacacagggcactggagggacactgagcatccctctgccatcatcctctccatcagccacagcccgcacagctctgggagtcgggtcatgacatcaacatgttatccaggaagtgacatcaccatgttatccaggaagtgacatcaccatgttatccaggaagtgacatcaccatgttatccaggaagtgaatccttgatgcagtagtaagtgcagggaaaaaaagcactttatgtgcatttcctgtaatatgtgtatattagtgatatgtataacttttttaacattttttttttcttttggggggggggggggggcaatacaatactttaataaaaattttcgcagaCTTCTTTAAAATTAAGTGTGTGCCTTGTGAGACTCAATGCAACCAGTAATTTGTTATAGTAATTATAGCATTATGCTGCAGAGTTTATTAGGTTACATATGTCATTATGATGGTTGATTTTGTATATTAGTGTAAAACATCATTTGGTTGAATCATTTCTAAATCTTTAAATTGACATAAACATTATCATTAAGTTATTATATAGGTTTTATATCCGGAAATAGCACCAGGCATCATCTCTCAGTTCCCCTTTTCACCATATACTCTCGTCACAGTTTACCCAAATTGATAAAATGATGCTTATCCTAGCCATATGCTATCAGTTCATGAGACGGAATATTAGGGGAAATACCTGGCTGACCACAACTTTTCTTGACAAATCAATATCAGTAGGTGATCTCTGGTGAAACAACCTTTATAGGGAtcaatatacagtactatgtaGATGTAAATAAAGGTCAGGTGCCTATTTACCTTGCTCATGTCTGATAGTCTGATTTGAAATACATGGCCAAAGCTTCTATGAGCAATATCTCTGTAGATCAAAAATTGTGGGTCGTCTAAGCCATTACACAGACCCGTGATCAAGAATAAAACCTGCAAATGAGAAATAGTGATTGGTACAATGGGATACAAAATGGACTACACAATGAGACATACTGTAGGTATTAAGCGCAGATTTACAGGTAACATTATGTATGACATGCTCCAAGCAAATCCTAATGAAGAAAAttaaagagaaagagaaaaaaatccaTCACATGGACCTTATAACCTGCAAACTGCAAACCACGTTATCTGGCCACAAACCCTGCTGGAGGGCCTACTATGTGTATGGAGCCTATATGCAGTCCATGCAGCTCCATATTACTAAGCCTATACAGTGCTgcccaaaagtattggcacccctgcaattctgtcagataatactcaatttcttccagaaattgattgcaatcacaaatgctttggtaataatatcttcatttattttgcttgcaatgaaaaaacacaaaagagaatggaaaaaaaaactcaaatcattgatcattttacacaaaactccaaaaatagGCTGGACAAAAGTATTGGTACTCTCAGCCTAATACTTGATAGCACAACCTTccggtaaccatcaatgagtttcttacaatgcttTGCTGGACttttagaccattcttctttggTAAATTGCTCTAGGTTCCTGAGACTTGAAGGGTGCCTTCACCAAACTGCCATTTtaagatctctccacaggtgttctatgggattcaagtctggactcattgctggccactttcaaagtctccagtgctttctctcaaactattttctagtgctttttgaagtgtgttttgggtcattgttctgctggaagacccatgacttttaagggagacccagctttctcacactgggccctacattatgctgcaaaatttgttggtagtcttcagatttcataatgccatgcacacgGTCAAGCAGTCTAGTGTGAGAGGCAGCAAAGCAACAccaaaacatcagggaacctccgccatgtttgactgtagggactgtgttcttttctttgaatgcctctttttttccctgtaaactctatgttgatgccttttcccaaaaagctctacttttgtctcatctgacctgggtatcctaccatagagtcccttttcGTTCAGTCGGCGACAGATAGTACGGGTTGACACTGTTGTACCGTCGGACTGCAGagcagctagaacttgtttggatgttagtAAAAAATCTCTCATCAATTTTTCTTTTCagtccacatctagggaggttagccacagtgccatgggctttaaACTTCTTGATGACACTCCGCacagtagacacaggaacattcaggtctttggagatggacttgtagccttgagattgctcatgcttcctcacaattttGCTTCTCAAGTTTttagacagttctttggtcttctttcttctttccttgctcaatgtggtacacacaaggacacaggacagaggttgagtcaactttaatccatttcaactggctgcaagtgtgatttagttattgccactacctgttatgtgccacaggtaacaggtgctgttaattatacaaattagagaagcatcacatgatttttctaaggataccaatacttttgtccattcccttttttatgtttggtgtggaattatatccaatttggctttttgacaattctttttgtggttttccattgaagacaacttaaatgaagatattattaccaaagcatttgtgattgcaattattttctggaagaaattgagtattatctgacagaattgcaggggtgccaatacttttggccagcactgtatacaGTTCTTGGCACTACAGAGCTTGAGTGGGTTCAAAGGTGGGCTACCAAAGTAGTACATGGAATAGGCGGACTATAGTACCCAGAAAGGTCATCAAAATTAGAGCTGGCTAAGGGGTCATCTAATAtctatgtataaatatgtataaggagggagtaaaaaaaaatctatgattATCAATTTATTCCGAAAATACTGTATCAGGGCATATACTACAAAAAGGGGAAAGATGGTTTATGCACCAATATTGAATAGGTATATTTATTGTAAGAGTGTTGAAACTATGTGAGCTGTCATTCCATGAGTTGAAAAGGGACCTGAAGTACAATAAAATAAGTTAGAGTCACTAGATTCTGAAGTGGGGTCACccatccagggatttattctgattggcaGATTTGGAAAGAACCTAACCATCATCCATCCCCATTCCCtccatccaccccctccttggttaaacttgatggaaaTGTGTCTTCAAccgtattaaagaggatgtaccatcaggtacatcctctttaatctgacacagggatagaatggcACCGTCACGggcaagccagtgccgcggtccgtttttcgatccgcggcccggttcccacgtacgccgccattctatgcacgggtaccAGGCCGGTGCTCAAACAGTGGAGGccggccagcccacccccagttggaggaaattccctcccctctatgacgcggctctattagaatcaatggagccgtgcaTAGAATGTCGCCATACACGTGAACCGGGCTGCGGatcgaaaaacagaccgcggcaccggcttgcccgtgacggcgccattctatccctgtgtcagattaaagaggatatacctgatggtacatcctctttaactatgtaactatgaaagGAAGTTTTTTCTCTAAGATATAAATTGGCTTCTATCTCATGGGGTAAAGCCATATCTAGAGCATGCTAGAAAAACAAACCCAGCAGCCCAAAAACGCAATAAAACACTAGTAAAAGGCCACAAGAAAAAGGCATTTTTTAGTGCACataatatatcactatatacttttatatacaaTATCTGGACACAATATTTTTTGGCAAAGCTACCATGCTACCATCATGCTACCAAGCAGTTCATTAGATGCTATGCTCAAGGATATCTAATACCCAAAACATTTTAGCCTGATGATTACTGCACACTGTTTGGATGTACCTGTgttttaaagtgaccctgtacccacaatctaccccctcccccaaactgcttgaaccatcggatagctgcttttaatctgtcctggggtccgtttggcaggtgatgcagttattgtcctaaaagaaaacttttaaaattgcagccctgtgtcaaattggcatggcatagagagtctgtgccctaggcttttttgtccctccttcccatcctcttcatcctgAGGAAAAcccctaggcaggatttctcctaatcatcacttgtatgaacactacacatgtggtggatcgttaaggcacatgtgcagtgtgcaAACAAgtcatgaataggagaaatcctgaaatcctgcctggggtattCCTAACCATGCGGAGGGCAGGGTCGAGGGACGtaaaggcggtgcaggcctagggtacagacactctaggccacagcgaTGTGTcaatttgttttttaggacaataactgcatcacctgctgaacgaaccccaggacagatcttaaattaaaagcagcaatccaacGGTACAGGtggttgggggggcagattgtgggtacagagttgctttaatgtaTACTCAATAAGGGTATGTTGACAAAGGGCAAATGAGGCAGAATGCcacatgacatgtcaattctttgagcggagagcggaggcgcgcaagccctcccatagatatgcggtctgacactgaagcaggcggaaTTCCTCCccatttgttcagtgtgaacataccctaaaggagtATTTTAACTTAATGCCCACAGCACAAGACATTGAACTGATTTAGAAAACATttacttttttaaatagaagcagaaTGTGGGTGACAATTCATGTGGGAGTCTATGCACTAAAGACTTTGATATACTTGTGGCATTAGGGCTCATACCCAGGTGGTCCTGTATCATCAAACCTTTTCTATATATATTAGCTTATGAACAATAGATACATGAAGAACAATATTTGGGTTGGTCTTGTTACCTGGGAGTTCTTTGATGATATAAGTGAATAGATATTATTTATTAAGGTATCATTGTCGTAGTCTTTTGCAGATGCATCGGTGAGGACCATGATTACTGAGTTGTCAGGAGAATTTTCCAGGCCTAATTCAATACCTCCCATCGCTAGTTCAGGACAGTCACCTCCTCCATCTGCATCCAGATTCTCAAACATATCTCCAAACTCCTTTCGAGAGCTGGTGATTTGGGTTGGTCCAATCTCTAGAGTAAAATTAAAGAATGGATAAATTTCTATCAATGtggcagaactctccactgcagaatcctgcctgcctcagtgtgctatagcctgtctatgagagggctcgcgCGCCACCATGCCACCACTGATGAAGTCTTAAGGACAGAACATGTGGGGACTCTATTGCAGCCACCCCCCTTGAGCTGTCCTGTAATATGATTTGTTCATATCATTACTTTTTTGCTGAGTTTGGTATATTGCTTGCATTCATATTTTTCTATTCAGTTCATCATTATTTGTACTAGTATATTATTTGCATCACCATTTTAGGTTTATCTTGGTTCCTGCCATTGCATGTGGGCTTCTTGTCTTTTTATAGACAGCTTTTTGGTTACTCCATCTTTGGCTTtgtccatttttcttttttcttttttttttggggggtatggTTGCACATTGAACCGCACCTGGCTCTGTGCTTGATTCATACatggtttttagtgtttttaaatgtctgtATTGATTGGTTGTGTACAACAACATTTTTTGATATTTTTGTCTGTTATTTATTGAGGAGCCTGTTTTTACTCAATTCCTTGTCTGTTTTTGTACTATGTCTTTTGGAGTCTAGTGGCTAGCACTTGTATTGTATTGGTGGTGCCCGcagagaagtttttttttgttgaccattcaaagaattgacatgtcacacaattctgccacatttactgaacatacccttagggtaagaTGGCAtagtgatttgtgcaaaattgtcctTTGTTGGCCCtgctcttttttttaattattttattctttacatttcataaaataataattacatgATATATTGAGTCATTTTCACACAGATACTTCATAGCAAAAGCATTTAGCAGGTCCGCCGAGCTTTTCCCtgcataaaaagaaaagaaaactttcCCTTTACCCCTCCACCTCTAAAAACAGAACATAACCAATCTTTCCatacttttgttttttaaataccaAACATATTCCTATTGTTTAATTTGATCAATTCTCTTTTTCCATTCCTGGATTGAGGAGAAGAATTGAAAAAGCAATTTTCTAAGAATAAATAACAGTCACCTGCACAGCAAGATTCTGTGAGACTtacaggggaactatcagcaagttagaagaaacctgctgatagccccttatagcgccCGGGACACTATACTATGAGGAGGAAGATATTTTTGTGCTACCTTCCTCGTTGGCGctggtcctgcactgttagttgGAGTAATTTTAACACCGGtgtactgttaggagcactgctgtgtcATCCGGTCTgttcctccattgattatcattagcagGAGCAGGCTGGCAAAAGTCCACAcagcatgctcacaaatgtgtccaatagaaagaatagggtctggaggTAGTCATTGTGTCTATGTCTATAAGGCTTGCTGTTAAGCATgtgctgttaaaggagaagtctggccattttaaAATTGTGACAAGGGCAAAAATAAGAAGCAAGCATTGCTCACATCTCCCTGCCTGACCAGCCCCGGGaaggcaagatggctgctccatataaaa belongs to Dendropsophus ebraccatus isolate aDenEbr1 chromosome 9, aDenEbr1.pat, whole genome shotgun sequence and includes:
- the LOC138801195 gene encoding uromodulin-like isoform X1 codes for the protein MNLQFLIIYLSLLCGWSFSATSQANHNGECISQATESSSLTYVVDVSGSMGDDLYQLKLVNGWLLDRVSARFPCGVRQYTMVEFNDPEIGPTQITSSRKEFGDMFENLDADGGGDCPELAMGGIELGLENSPDNSVIMVLTDASAKDYDNDTLINNIYSLISSKNSQVLFLITGLCNGLDDPQFLIYRDIAHRSFGHVFQIRLSDMSKVFHYLDFTLSRPVGTSTRLLSVEYNGGSNSEQINVVDLFGKLILMTDGVISTFLIVGPDGNSAAMETIVSEKWGSVYVVENPGTGTWRMNTKGRGRYSVTVEGLEATNISVTINCAECHPNATCREFSGRKECQCNDGLIGDGFLCEDIDECAYSWSNNCSGICINTYGSYRCQCAYGYTKNSLDICVDIDECSDRNLSLCHPLASCTNYQGNFSCTCPYGYYGDGRHCEPNECMTGVCSQDMACVKHRGHFTCFDPCSQYTILDDPWRSIDSGYGYKCDSALSGWYRFTGTGGIRIAEMCVSGWQCNTLAPMWINGTHPLEGEGIVNLTVCAHWNGDCCYWSTNVQVKACPGGYHVYNINGVPFCTSAYCTDPAAKKDTCSCAEDEECRMIHGNYTCVCKNKPEVYDIEDVGLDIDCGAQEIRVSLHTCQLRSLHLFVTKSHLLDSRCVGNKERNNTGVILATIPLQDGACGNHLINNGTHATYKNTMFVQMETDQIIIRNYKVQLEFSCSYPLDLQLSLDTSLKPVVSSVILNIEGTGQFKAEMVLYKDENYAFPYYDNEVTLSTKATLYVAVTLKAETSHTYVVVMKNCFATPTRNFYDPVKYDIIKNKCPNRRDGTVSVKENGVSAQGLFSVQMFKFVGDYGTVYLHCETSICDAARYRCKPSCLGLRSNFPQVDDPFVLKYGPIILSNDQPSS
- the LOC138801195 gene encoding uromodulin-like isoform X3, whose protein sequence is MIQVLFLITGLCNGLDDPQFLIYRDIAHRSFGHVFQIRLSDMSKVFHYLDFTLSRPVGTSTRLLSVEYNGGSNSEQINVVDLFGKLILMTDGVISTFLIVGPDGNSAAMETIVSEKWGSVYVVENPGTGTWRMNTKGRGRYSVTVEGLEATNISVTINCAECHPNATCREFSGRKECQCNDGLIGDGFLCEDIDECAYSWSNNCSGICINTYGSYRCQCAYGYTKNSLDICVDIDECSDRNLSLCHPLASCTNYQGNFSCTCPYGYYGDGRHCEPNECMTGVCSQDMACVKHRGHFTCFDPCSQYTILDDPWRSIDSGYGYKCDSALSGWYRFTGTGGIRIAEMCVSGWQCNTLAPMWINGTHPLEGEGIVNLTVCAHWNGDCCYWSTNVQVKACPGGYHVYNINGVPFCTSAYCTDPAAKKDTCSCAEDEECRMIHGNYTCVCKNKPEVYDIEDVGLDIDCGAQEIRVSLHTCQLRSLHLFVTKSHLLDSRCVGNKERNNTGVILATIPLQDGACGNHLINNGTHATYKNTMFVQMETDQIIIRNYKVQLEFSCSYPLDLQLSLDTSLKPVVSSVILNIEGTGQFKAEMVLYKDENYAFPYYDNEVTLSTKATLYVAVTLKAETSHTYVVVMKNCFATPTRNFYDPVKYDIIKNKCPNRRDGTVSVKENGVSAQGLFSVQMFKFVGDYGTVYLHCETSICDAARYRCKPSCLGLRSNFPQVDDPFVLKYGPIILSNDQPSS
- the LOC138801195 gene encoding uromodulin-like isoform X2, encoding MFENLDADGGGDCPELAMGGIELGLENSPDNSVIMVLTDASAKDYDNDTLINNIYSLISSKNSQVLFLITGLCNGLDDPQFLIYRDIAHRSFGHVFQIRLSDMSKVFHYLDFTLSRPVGTSTRLLSVEYNGGSNSEQINVVDLFGKLILMTDGVISTFLIVGPDGNSAAMETIVSEKWGSVYVVENPGTGTWRMNTKGRGRYSVTVEGLEATNISVTINCAECHPNATCREFSGRKECQCNDGLIGDGFLCEDIDECAYSWSNNCSGICINTYGSYRCQCAYGYTKNSLDICVDIDECSDRNLSLCHPLASCTNYQGNFSCTCPYGYYGDGRHCEPNECMTGVCSQDMACVKHRGHFTCFDPCSQYTILDDPWRSIDSGYGYKCDSALSGWYRFTGTGGIRIAEMCVSGWQCNTLAPMWINGTHPLEGEGIVNLTVCAHWNGDCCYWSTNVQVKACPGGYHVYNINGVPFCTSAYCTDPAAKKDTCSCAEDEECRMIHGNYTCVCKNKPEVYDIEDVGLDIDCGAQEIRVSLHTCQLRSLHLFVTKSHLLDSRCVGNKERNNTGVILATIPLQDGACGNHLINNGTHATYKNTMFVQMETDQIIIRNYKVQLEFSCSYPLDLQLSLDTSLKPVVSSVILNIEGTGQFKAEMVLYKDENYAFPYYDNEVTLSTKATLYVAVTLKAETSHTYVVVMKNCFATPTRNFYDPVKYDIIKNKCPNRRDGTVSVKENGVSAQGLFSVQMFKFVGDYGTVYLHCETSICDAARYRCKPSCLGLRSNFPQVDDPFVLKYGPIILSNDQPSS